CTCCTCAAGTCAAATGTCTTGGTCTTAGACGATCCAACCAACCACTTGGACTTGGAATCAATTTCCAGTCTAAACGATGGTTTGAAAGCTTTTAAAGAGTCCATCATCTTTGCCAGCCACGACCACGAATTTATTCAAACTTTAGCAAACCATATCATCGTCATTTCTAAAAACGGTGTTATCGATCGAATCGACGAAACTTATGATGAATTTTTGGAAAATGCTGAAGTACAGGCTAAAGTACAAGAACTTTGGAAAGCATAATAAAAAGGCGATTTATTCGCCTTTTCTTTTAAATCTATGAAAAAAATATTTACAAAAACATCCATTTATTATCTCTTCTCTTTCCTTATTCCGCTGACTATTATTTCTATCGTCTTAGCATTTCAAGGAATCTGGTGGGGAAGTGATACAACAATATTGGCCAGTGATGGCTTCCATCAGTATGTTATTTTTAATCAAACATTACGAAATACTTTACACGGAGACGGCTCTTTATTTTACACATTTTCAAGTGGTTTAGGACTCAATTTTTATGCTCTATCCTCCTATTACCTAGGTTCATTCCTGTCTCCAATTGTCTTTTTCTTTGATTTACAATCCATTCCTGACGCTATCTATCTTGTCACTATTGTCAAATTTGGATTGACTGGGTTGTCAACTTATGTCAGCCTAAAGGGTATCCATAAAAATTTGAAAGAAGAATGGGCACTATTACTCGCTATTAGTTTTTCTCTGATGAGTTTTAGTACAAGTCAATTAGAAATAAACAACTGGCTAGACGTTTTTATACTCCTCCCACTAATTCTTCTTGGATTACATCGATTATTAAAAAAACAGGGTCCGATTCTCTACTACATAACATTAACATGCTTGTTTATCCAAAACTATTACTTCGGGTATATGGTGGCTATTTTTCTAACATTATGGACATTGGTTCAATTATCATGGATAGATAGTCAGAGAATCAAAAGATTTATCAACTTTACAATAGTGTCAATTTTATCTGCTCTAAGTAGCATGTTCATGTTGTTACCAACCTACTTGGATTTAAAAACTCACGGTGAGACATTTACAAAAATTGTCAACCTAAAAACCGAAGACTCTTGGTATCTGGACTTCTTTGCAAAAAACTTAGTTGGTAGCTTTGATACAACAAAATTCGGTTCTATTCCCATGATCTCTGTTGGTCTCGTTCCACTAATACTCGCTTTATTATTCTTTACATTAAAAGAAATAAAACCAACTGTCAAACTCTCCTATTCTCTATTCTTTACATTCATTATTTCAAGTTTCTACCTACAACCACTCAATCTTTTTTGGCAAGGTATGCATGCGCCAAATATGTTCCTCTATCGTTATGCATGGGCTCTATCAATAACCGTTATCTATTTAGCAGCAGAGACATTGGTACGACTACGTCAAGTAAGTATTAAAAATTTTACTCTGATTGTTTCATTTTTACTCATTTGCTTTGCTTCTACCTTTATTTTTAGAGATCATTATGAGTTTCTAATGGATGTAAATTTCCTACTCACACTAGAATTTCTAATAGCCTACTTCATTCTTTTTGTAGCAATGATTCGCTATAAATCATCCTTAAAATGGACTAATATTGTTTTATTGTTCTTCACTTTCTTAGAACTTGGATTACATAGTCATTATCAGGTTCAGGGGATTTCTGATGAATGGCATTTCCCTAGCCGATCAAACTATGAAGAAAAATTGACAGATATTGACAGTATTGTAAAGTCTACAAAGACTACAACTGATTCATTTTATCGTATAGAACGTCTATTACCACAAACTGGCAATGATAGCATGAAATTCAATTACAACGGTATTTCTCAATTCTCCTCCATTCGAAATCGTGCTTCCAGCTCAGTACTAGATAAGCTCGGTTTCCGTTCAGACGGTACCAATTTGAATCTTCGTTATCAGAATAATACAATTATTGCTGATAGCCTATTCGGAATCAAATATAATTTAGCTACTACGGACCCAAATAAGTTTGGTTTCACACTGAATCAGAGTCAGTCTACTATTAATCTTTACGAAAATAGTTTTAATCTAGGGTTAGCACTATTGACTGAAGGGATTTACAGAGATGTCAATTTTACAAATCTGACTCTCGATAATCAAACAAATTTTCTTAATCAACTAACCGGGCTATCTCAAAAATACTACCACACTTTATCAGATGTTGTTTCACAAAATACAGTTGAACTGAACAATCGAATGACTGTCAACAAAGTTGACAATGAGGATGCTGCAAAGGCAACTTTCTTAGTAAATATACCTGCAAATAGCCAGGTATACTTAAATTTGCCAAATTTAACATTCTCAAATGAGAATCAAAAAAAGATTGTCATTACTGTCAATAATCAGTCAAGTGAGTTTACACTAGATAATGCTTTCTCTTTCTTCAATGTGGGGAGCTTTACTACAGATGTACAAGTTCAAGTCGATGTATATTTTCCTGAAAATAATCAAGTTTCTTTTGATAAACCACAATTTTATCGATTGGACTTATTAGCTTTCCAACAGGCTATTTCCATTCTCCAAGAAAAACAAGTAGTAACAAAAACTGATGGTAATAAAGTAACCGTTGATTTTGTAACCGATAAAGAAGCCTCGCTCCTCCTTACTTTACCCTATGATAAAGGATGGAATGCAACCATTGATGGTAAACCTATCAAAATCCAAAAAGCGCAAGAGGGTTTTATGAAAGTGGATGTAAGTCCAGGTCAAACTAAACTAGTTTTAACCTTTATACCAAATGGTTTCTATCTAGGTTTACTGATTTCTTTTGGTGCAGTTTTTGTATTTTTCTCCTATCAATTCATTAGATACTATTATTCTAAGAACCGAGAATCCTAAACTTTCTCGGTTTTTTCTTGTAAAAAACAAAAAACCTTGATTTCTCAAGGTCTCCTATGCTTTATCTACTCCGCCAACAGATAATTGTACGTTAAAATAAGTTAAAATAGATAACAAAAATAGCGATAATCAAGGGTTTGTCACTTATCTATGGAGTAATGAAAAGAAGGAATTTGACCAAATTTTGACCACATGAAATTTTATAAAATATTTATGTATTTCCTAAATTATGCAGAATTTTTATAATAATACAGTCTGACCAAGTTTTGACAAAGAAGTATTTCGGAGTAACTAAAAAATTTAAAATTCTATTAACATTCCTAAAAATTGTTAGAATAGCGTAGTCTTTCTGAAATTTTTAGGAATCCAAAAAATCTTCCTACAATATGTAAGAAGATTTTTTAGTTATCTTAATTAAATTGTTCTTTTATTTCTTTTTTTACTTAAACCAGCCAAGCCAAGTAGACCGATTCCGATATACAACATGATATTTTCAGTTTCTCCTGTAACAGGTAACGTGTTGTACTCAACTGCAACCTTAGCAGGCTCAGTTTGAGGTGCAACTACAGGAGCTGGAACAGGAACAGAGCTGGCAACCTGAGTAGTTGTAAGAGGAACAGTAACCACAGGAGTATCAACCTTAGTGTCAACCTTGCCGTCAACCTTGCCGTCAACCTTAGCGTCAACCTTATCTAGCAATTCTTTTGGAATTTCAAGAGCTGGTAACTCATGGTAAGCAGGCTCACCTTTAGAAGTGATTGGGAGAAGTGACCTCAAGTAAGTAAGATTTGCCTCAGCTCGACCTAAAGCAACCTTCAAGTTAGCCAAACGAGTTTCAGCAACCTCCAAGTCAGCCTTAGCTTGAGCCAACAATGTACCTGCATTGCGTACATTGTTCAACTTAGCTTTCAACTCATCACGTACTTTGACCGCTTCAGCGTAGGTAGAGCGTGCTTTGTCCAAGATACCCTGAGCTGTAGCCAGCTTACCTTGAAAATGTGCAAGTGTAACCTTCTCAGAGTCCAAACGAGCCACAGCCTGAGCCTGAGTAACCTCAGCGTTCTCAAGTGTCTTTTGAGCTGTCGCCAAAGTTTGTTTAGCTTCTACTTCTTTTGCTTTCAAGTTATTGTAAGTAGCTTGAACCTCAACCAGTTTTTGACGGCTTGCATTCAAGCGAGCTGTTGCCTCCGCAAGAGTACGTTCAGCATCTGCAAGGTTAGAGGTGCCTGATTTCAAACGGTCAAGTTCAGCTTTAGCAGAGTTGTAAGCAAACTGTGCATTTTGCAACTCAAACTCAACAGCAGTAACTTTTTGACTCGCAGTACCTTGTTGAGCCAAAGCTGTGTTGTAAGCTGTTTTAGCATTTGCTAGGGCTGTTGCACGTGTGTCAGTTGCAGATGATGGGGCTGTGCGAACGTTTGTGTCTTGGAGTTTTGCCATCTCCACACCTTCAGTGAAAATGAAGTGAATCTTACGTGAACTGTACGGGTCACCTACAAACTTAGTTACACCTACAGTAGTGTAATCTAAATTAGCCCTCATCATCCAACTTGCGTGTCCCCAACGAGCATGGTCGTCAACGTATAACATCAACATAGCTTGACTAAAGATATCACGCTTGAGCGTAGCCATAGTTTCTACACCTTCATTACCTCCTGCGTAGCCAATATTATCAATAATAGTACGTACACCGAATTCTTTAGCTACCTAACGTTGAGTCGTAAGGTCATGTCCCATTAGGCGAGTATTAGTTCGAGAGTCAAGAACAGATGCCATTTCAACCATCTTATCTGAAGTTTTAAACTCAGATACCCCAAAAGCTTCACGAACAGGCTTCACGACAGCTAGGAAGTAATCATTTAACTCACTACGCTGAGCATCTGTCAAATTACCAATCTCAACTCGACGAGAGTTGTCGTAGTCTGAGTACTTCAAAATCCAGTCAGTATCTTGAAACTTAACAAGTTGACCGTCAAGAACGTTCATAGAGGTTACACCGACTTGCTTGTAAGCCTCAGCACCCAACTCTTTCAAGCGATTTGAAAGCTCTGTACTGCGACTACCGCCTGCAATATACGCTTTAAGAGTGTTTAAATACTCGGCAGAAATAGGAATAGTCAACTGAGTTTCTTCGCCTGTAGCTTGAGCAGTCAAAGCATCCAAGGTAGACTTAGTTTCAGTGACTTTATTTGTTGCAGTAACCAACTCAGACTTAGCTGTGGCAAGAGCTTGAGATTTAGTATCTACAGTAGACTTAGCCTCAGCAACGATACCCTCTTGAGTAGCAAGAGCTTGAGCTTTGTCTTGCTCGGCAACCTTAATAGTATCAACCTGAGCAGTTGCAACCTCAACGGCTTTCTCATCAGCTACAACAGTAGCTTGAGCTTGAGTAAGTGTTTCGTCAATGTTTTTCAAACCGTCAACATTAGCTTGAGCATCAGTTACAGCTTTCTCTGCATTCACAACAGTCGTATTTGCAACCTCAACTGCCTTTTCAGCCTCGGAAACGATACCCTCTTGAGTAGCCACAACCTCTTGAGCTGGAGTAACTGACTGTTCGGCAGTAGCCACATTAGTTTCTGCTTGAACAACTGTTTCTTCAGCCTTAACTGTAGCTGTTTCCAATTCAGCAACGACCTCTGGCGCCACAGCAGACAAATCTTCCACCTGAGTAGAAACCTGAGCAACGACATCTTCTTGAACTGTCACTTGGTTTGTAAGCTCAGTAACCTGAACTTGAGCCGTGTCAACATCAGCTTGAGTTACCTCAACAGGTTGAGCAACATCTTCTGAAACTACAACAGACTCAGTAGTCGTAGCAACTTCTTGAGTAGCAACCTCTTCAGCCGAAACTGCTGAACCAAAAATAACCGAGGTAGCAAGCGTTGAAACCACTGCACCTGTGCGAAGTTTACGGATAGAACCGTAGGACTTCATTGTATTATCAAATTTCTTCATAAAACCTCCATATGCAATAAACTAATCTTTTAAGGTTATTTTACCACATTTTTTAGTCTCTAACAACTAAAATAGATGATTAAAAACCTTTTAAGAAGTTTCTTCTTTACTATAAACCTTGTAAGATAATTATTAACGAGGTATTCAAGATGGAAAATGCGAGTTTGAGACAATATATTGGTAAGAGAATACGCCATTTACGACTAGAAAAAGGTTGGACACAAGACGAATTAGAAGAAAAAGCCGACCTTGGAATGAATTACGCTTATAAGATAGAACAACTAGCCACAAATATTAAAATTGATACGTTTGAAAGAATTTTAGAGGCTCTTGAAACAGATATTGAACACTTTTTTGATATCAGCATCAAGGAAAATAGCCCTGAACTCTCACAATTATTAGATTCACTATCAGAACTGCCAAAAGATAAACAGGAAAAAAGTATAAAAGCTTTTCAAAGTTTATTGGAACAGATGAAGTAATATAGTAAAAAGCATGATACACAATAATTATTGTTAGTACCATGCTTTTTTATTTATCAAAAATAATAAAATAAAGCTACCTACATCAGTATTTTACTTGCTGAAGGAATCGATATTTGGACACTTTCAAAAATCGTAGGTCATAAGGACACAAAGCAGATTATAGAAACTTACTCTCATCTTATTAAGGAAAAAGAGGAGGAAGAAACTGAAAAAATTAGGAAAATCATGTCATCTACCAATTGACCAAGTTTTGACCAAATTTCCCTTTTGTATGATTATTCATGCCAATTTTTCACTATTTTTTCATTCTTATCCAAGATGCAATAGAAGTTGAAATATTTGTAAGTTCATTGACCAAGTTTTGACCAAAACAGCAAAAAACCTTGATTTCTCAAGGTTTCCTATGCTTTATCTACTCCGCCAACAGGGCTCGAACCTGTGACATCATGATTAACAGTCATGCGCTCTACCAACTGAGCTATGGCGGAAGAAATAGTCCGTACGGGATTCGAACCCGTGTTACCGCCGTGAAAAGGCGGTGTCTTAACCCCTTGACCAACGGACCATTTTTAGAACAATAACTAGTATAATACATGTGACTTTGTTTGTCAATACATTTTTTTGATTTTTTATTGTATTGACAGAGTGCTTTGTTTAATGTAAAATAAAATGGTTAAGGTTCCATAGCTCAGCTGGATAGAGCATTCGCCTTCTAAGCGAACGGTCGCAGGTTCGAATCCTGCTGGAATCATTTAGACCTACCTCGAGTAGGTCTTTTTTCTTGCCATAATTCATAATTAATATATAAAACTGGCAAAATTAGACCGATAAGGGCATATTCTTCAAATTGGAAGGATAGGTGAGTAGATATAATGACACCTAGCATAAACCCTATAATGGTCAATAAGATGTTTCTACCTGTTTTTCTAAGTTCTGAATCTTTTTCAATAACTCCTTTAAACCAGAGATAAGCAGCATTTTTGACATTCCCTGTCATCATCACATTGGCATACGGAGCACCTCGTAACCTTCTAAATGTTTCTACTTGAATAGAGGCTACGAAGGCTAGGCTAGCAATTGTAAAAGACGCAGGCATAATAGGTGAGAAAATGATAGTTAGTAAAATAAGAACTAACATCATTACACTACTACCAAAGTGCCAAGACCATGTTTGTTTTTCAAAATACCTTCTTGCTAAGTAGGTAAAAAATTGTCCGAATACAAAAAATAAAATGGGAATGGAAAAATTAACTACCTGCGCAAAGTCACCTTTAGCTAAAAAATAAGCTAGGGAAATAACATTTCCAGATTGTACACCAGCAAAGCGACCACCCTGAGTCACAAAAGTAAAGGCATTTAAATAACCACTGATAAACGTTAATGAACAAGCAATTCTCAATCCCTCAAAAACACGATAATCTTTTTGATTCATTTTCACTCCTTGTTTCACGTGAAACTACTTATGATATGGGCTTCCCTGCTGAATCATAAATGCACGATAAATCTGCTCGATGAGAACTAATTTCATTAGTTGATGGGGAAGTGTCAACTGTCCAAAACTCATCAACAAATTAGCTCTTTTTTTAATACAAGAATCGAGACCCAAACTACCACCGATGATAAAAGTTATATCTGAATACCCATTTACTGCAATATCAGATAGCTTTTGACTAAATTCTTCCGATGGAAATTGTTTCCCTTCTATCGCTAAGGCAATGACAAAATCTCGCTCTCCAATTTTAGACATAATTCTATCGGCTTCTTTTTTTAATATTTGTTCATTCTCTGCCTGACTGGCTTTATCTGGTGTTTTTTCATCAGGAAGCTCAATCATATCCAACTTAGTAAATCGTCCCAATCGTTTACTATATTCTGCAATACCTTCTTTGAGGTACTTTTCTTTCAATTTTCCAACGGTAATCAATTTTATTTTCATAAAATAATTGTAACATATCCACAAACATACGACAGAAAATATTTTTAGAAAATCATGATATGGCTACAGTTTTTCACATAATTCACAGAGTTATCCACAGGTTGTGGATTGATTTTTGAAAACTTTAAGCTATAATTAAGAAAGCAAGAGTAATCTTAAGGAAAATTAAAGAAATGGAAAGGATTCCTTATATGAAAAAATATTTGAAATTTGCGATTCTATTTGTAATTGGATTTTTTGGGGGTCTTATCGGGGCCTTATCAGCCTCATTCTTCCAACCACAGGTTCAACAAGCAAATTCTGCTATCACTAGTGTCAGCAATGTTCAATATAATAATGAAACTTCCACCACAAAAGCTGTAGAGAAAGTACAAAATGCTGTTGTGTCTGTTATTAATTACCAAAAGTCAGCCAACAATAGTCTTGGTGCTATCATTGGAAATATTGAATCATCTGACGAACTAGCTGTTGCTGGAGAG
This region of Streptococcus suis genomic DNA includes:
- a CDS encoding YoaK family protein codes for the protein MNQKDYRVFEGLRIACSLTFISGYLNAFTFVTQGGRFAGVQSGNVISLAYFLAKGDFAQVVNFSIPILFFVFGQFFTYLARRYFEKQTWSWHFGSSVMMLVLILLTIIFSPIMPASFTIASLAFVASIQVETFRRLRGAPYANVMMTGNVKNAAYLWFKGVIEKDSELRKTGRNILLTIIGFMLGVIISTHLSFQFEEYALIGLILPVLYINYELWQEKRPTRGRSK
- the rlmH gene encoding 23S rRNA (pseudouridine(1915)-N(3))-methyltransferase RlmH, whose amino-acid sequence is MKIKLITVGKLKEKYLKEGIAEYSKRLGRFTKLDMIELPDEKTPDKASQAENEQILKKEADRIMSKIGERDFVIALAIEGKQFPSEEFSQKLSDIAVNGYSDITFIIGGSLGLDSCIKKRANLLMSFGQLTLPHQLMKLVLIEQIYRAFMIQQGSPYHK
- a CDS encoding LPXTG cell wall anchor domain-containing protein gives rise to the protein MARLDSEKVTLAHFQGKLATAQGILDKARSTYAEAVKVRDELKAKLNNVRNAGTLLAQAKADLEVAETRLANLKVALGRAEANLTYLRSLLPITSKGEPAYHELPALEIPKELLDKVDAKVDGKVDGKVDTKVDTPVVTVPLTTTQVASSVPVPAPVVAPQTEPAKVAVEYNTLPVTGETENIMLYIGIGLLGLAGLSKKRNKRTI
- a CDS encoding helix-turn-helix domain-containing protein, yielding MENASLRQYIGKRIRHLRLEKGWTQDELEEKADLGMNYAYKIEQLATNIKIDTFERILEALETDIEHFFDISIKENSPELSQLLDSLSELPKDKQEKSIKAFQSLLEQMK
- a CDS encoding YfhO family protein; translated protein: MKKIFTKTSIYYLFSFLIPLTIISIVLAFQGIWWGSDTTILASDGFHQYVIFNQTLRNTLHGDGSLFYTFSSGLGLNFYALSSYYLGSFLSPIVFFFDLQSIPDAIYLVTIVKFGLTGLSTYVSLKGIHKNLKEEWALLLAISFSLMSFSTSQLEINNWLDVFILLPLILLGLHRLLKKQGPILYYITLTCLFIQNYYFGYMVAIFLTLWTLVQLSWIDSQRIKRFINFTIVSILSALSSMFMLLPTYLDLKTHGETFTKIVNLKTEDSWYLDFFAKNLVGSFDTTKFGSIPMISVGLVPLILALLFFTLKEIKPTVKLSYSLFFTFIISSFYLQPLNLFWQGMHAPNMFLYRYAWALSITVIYLAAETLVRLRQVSIKNFTLIVSFLLICFASTFIFRDHYEFLMDVNFLLTLEFLIAYFILFVAMIRYKSSLKWTNIVLLFFTFLELGLHSHYQVQGISDEWHFPSRSNYEEKLTDIDSIVKSTKTTTDSFYRIERLLPQTGNDSMKFNYNGISQFSSIRNRASSSVLDKLGFRSDGTNLNLRYQNNTIIADSLFGIKYNLATTDPNKFGFTLNQSQSTINLYENSFNLGLALLTEGIYRDVNFTNLTLDNQTNFLNQLTGLSQKYYHTLSDVVSQNTVELNNRMTVNKVDNEDAAKATFLVNIPANSQVYLNLPNLTFSNENQKKIVITVNNQSSEFTLDNAFSFFNVGSFTTDVQVQVDVYFPENNQVSFDKPQFYRLDLLAFQQAISILQEKQVVTKTDGNKVTVDFVTDKEASLLLTLPYDKGWNATIDGKPIKIQKAQEGFMKVDVSPGQTKLVLTFIPNGFYLGLLISFGAVFVFFSYQFIRYYYSKNRES